Proteins found in one Neodiprion lecontei isolate iyNeoLeco1 chromosome 6, iyNeoLeco1.1, whole genome shotgun sequence genomic segment:
- the LOC107227592 gene encoding probable methylmalonate-semialdehyde dehydrogenase [acylating], mitochondrial isoform X1 yields MSRLAKISICELKNNARSFSSGGSLAPAVKMYLNGKFVDSKTSEFIDVHNPATNEVVCRTPKSMKTEMESAVESAKAAYEKWRWSSVVTRQQVMLKYQALIRANMKRIAENIVEENGKTMVDAEGDVLRGLQVVENCAGIPSLLLGESMPNIATDMDTISYRLPLGVTAAICPFNFPAMIPLWSIPVSVACGNAVIIKPSERVPGATMILAELFAEAGAPPGILNIIHGQHEAVDFICEHPDIKAISFVGSDQAGKYIYKKGSAHGKRVQCNLGAKNHCVVMPDANKNKTISQIVGAAFGAAGQRCMALSTAIFVGKSQEWIADIVSAAKGLKVNAGHVPGADLGPVISPQSKQRILDIIDADLKKGASLPLDGRGVEVPGFEKGNFVGPTVITGVKLDMRCYKEEIFGPVLVCINADTLDQAIDIINANPYGNGTAIFTTNGATARSFTHRADVGQVGINVPIPVPLPMFSFTGSRASFLGDNNFYGKYGINFLTQTKTVTQLWPSADATHVTSATAMPTIN; encoded by the exons ctAAAGAACAATGCCAGGTCTTTCAGCTCCGGCGGTTCCCTCGCGCCGGCCGTCAAAATGTACCTAAATGGAAAATTCGTTG acTCTAAGACGTCGGAATTCATTGATGTCCACAACCCGGCTACTAACGAGGTTGTCTGCAGGACaccaaaatcgatgaaaacCGAAATGGAGAGCGCCGTCGAGTCGGCGAAAGCCGCTTACGAAAAGTGGCGATGGAGTAGCGTCGTTACGCGTCAACAGGTCATGCTCAAGTACCAAGCCCTTATCAGAGCAAACATG AAAAGAATCGCCGAGAACATTGTCGAGGAGAATGGAAAGACGATGGTCGACGCGGAGGGTGACGTGCTGCGTGGACTCC AGGTCGTTGAGAACTGCGCCGGGATCCCGTCTCTCCTCCTGGGGGAAAGCATGCCGAACATAGCCACGGACATGGACACGATTTCGTACCGGCTTCCTTTGGGCGTGACTGCGGCGATCTGCCCGTTCAATTTCCCCGCGATGATTCCATTGTGGTCAATACCGGTTTCCGTCGCCTGCGGCAACGCGGTTATCATAAAACCGTCCGAGAGAGTTCCCGGGGCCACGATGATCCTCGCCGAGTTATTCGCCGAGGCCGGAGCACCGCCGGGCATCCTCAACATCATTCACGGGCAACACGAGGCCGTTGATTTTATATGCGAACATCCGGACATCAAAGCCATCTCCTTTGTCGGCTCGGACCAGGCC GGTAAATACATCTACAAGAAGGGTTCCGCCCACGGTAAGCGGGTGCAGTGTAACCTCGGGGCAAAAAACCACTGCGTGGTGATGCCGGATGCCAATAAGAACAAAACGATAAGTCAGATCGTCGGGGCAGCTTTCGGAGCGGCGGGTCAACGTTGCATGGCCCTGTCGACGGCGATTTTCGTGGGGAAGTCGCAGGAGTGGATCGCCGACATCGTCAGCGCTGCTAAGGGCCTCAAAGTGAACGCCGGGCATGTTCCAGGCGCCGATCTGGGCCCGGTGATATCGCCGCAGAGCAAGCAGCGCATCCTCGACATCATCGACGCCGACCTGAAGAAGGGCGCCTCGCTTCCGCTCGACGGAAGAGGCGTCGAGGTGCCGGGATTCGAGAAGGGCAACTTCGTCGGGCCGACCGTCATCACCGGCGTCAAACTTGACATGCGTTGCTACAAGGAGGAGATATTCGGACCTGTTCTTGTCTGCATCAACGCCGACACTCTGGACCAGGCCATCGACATCATCAACGCCAATCCGTATGGAAATGGAACAGCCATTTTCACCACCAACGGCGCAACTGCCAGGAGCTTCACTCATCGGGCTGACGTCGGTCAGGTCGGCATCAACGTTCCAATTCCGGTACCGCTTCCGATGTTCAGCTTCACCGGCAGCAGGGCTTCATTCCTTggagataataatttctaTGGGAAATAC GGAATTAACTTCCTCACGCAGACGAAGACGGTCACGCAGCTCTGGCCCTCGGCGGATGCGACACACGTAACATCGGCGACCGCAATGCCCACGATAAAttga
- the LOC107227592 gene encoding probable methylmalonate-semialdehyde dehydrogenase [acylating], mitochondrial isoform X2 codes for MRDSKTSEFIDVHNPATNEVVCRTPKSMKTEMESAVESAKAAYEKWRWSSVVTRQQVMLKYQALIRANMKRIAENIVEENGKTMVDAEGDVLRGLQVVENCAGIPSLLLGESMPNIATDMDTISYRLPLGVTAAICPFNFPAMIPLWSIPVSVACGNAVIIKPSERVPGATMILAELFAEAGAPPGILNIIHGQHEAVDFICEHPDIKAISFVGSDQAGKYIYKKGSAHGKRVQCNLGAKNHCVVMPDANKNKTISQIVGAAFGAAGQRCMALSTAIFVGKSQEWIADIVSAAKGLKVNAGHVPGADLGPVISPQSKQRILDIIDADLKKGASLPLDGRGVEVPGFEKGNFVGPTVITGVKLDMRCYKEEIFGPVLVCINADTLDQAIDIINANPYGNGTAIFTTNGATARSFTHRADVGQVGINVPIPVPLPMFSFTGSRASFLGDNNFYGKYGINFLTQTKTVTQLWPSADATHVTSATAMPTIN; via the exons acTCTAAGACGTCGGAATTCATTGATGTCCACAACCCGGCTACTAACGAGGTTGTCTGCAGGACaccaaaatcgatgaaaacCGAAATGGAGAGCGCCGTCGAGTCGGCGAAAGCCGCTTACGAAAAGTGGCGATGGAGTAGCGTCGTTACGCGTCAACAGGTCATGCTCAAGTACCAAGCCCTTATCAGAGCAAACATG AAAAGAATCGCCGAGAACATTGTCGAGGAGAATGGAAAGACGATGGTCGACGCGGAGGGTGACGTGCTGCGTGGACTCC AGGTCGTTGAGAACTGCGCCGGGATCCCGTCTCTCCTCCTGGGGGAAAGCATGCCGAACATAGCCACGGACATGGACACGATTTCGTACCGGCTTCCTTTGGGCGTGACTGCGGCGATCTGCCCGTTCAATTTCCCCGCGATGATTCCATTGTGGTCAATACCGGTTTCCGTCGCCTGCGGCAACGCGGTTATCATAAAACCGTCCGAGAGAGTTCCCGGGGCCACGATGATCCTCGCCGAGTTATTCGCCGAGGCCGGAGCACCGCCGGGCATCCTCAACATCATTCACGGGCAACACGAGGCCGTTGATTTTATATGCGAACATCCGGACATCAAAGCCATCTCCTTTGTCGGCTCGGACCAGGCC GGTAAATACATCTACAAGAAGGGTTCCGCCCACGGTAAGCGGGTGCAGTGTAACCTCGGGGCAAAAAACCACTGCGTGGTGATGCCGGATGCCAATAAGAACAAAACGATAAGTCAGATCGTCGGGGCAGCTTTCGGAGCGGCGGGTCAACGTTGCATGGCCCTGTCGACGGCGATTTTCGTGGGGAAGTCGCAGGAGTGGATCGCCGACATCGTCAGCGCTGCTAAGGGCCTCAAAGTGAACGCCGGGCATGTTCCAGGCGCCGATCTGGGCCCGGTGATATCGCCGCAGAGCAAGCAGCGCATCCTCGACATCATCGACGCCGACCTGAAGAAGGGCGCCTCGCTTCCGCTCGACGGAAGAGGCGTCGAGGTGCCGGGATTCGAGAAGGGCAACTTCGTCGGGCCGACCGTCATCACCGGCGTCAAACTTGACATGCGTTGCTACAAGGAGGAGATATTCGGACCTGTTCTTGTCTGCATCAACGCCGACACTCTGGACCAGGCCATCGACATCATCAACGCCAATCCGTATGGAAATGGAACAGCCATTTTCACCACCAACGGCGCAACTGCCAGGAGCTTCACTCATCGGGCTGACGTCGGTCAGGTCGGCATCAACGTTCCAATTCCGGTACCGCTTCCGATGTTCAGCTTCACCGGCAGCAGGGCTTCATTCCTTggagataataatttctaTGGGAAATAC GGAATTAACTTCCTCACGCAGACGAAGACGGTCACGCAGCTCTGGCCCTCGGCGGATGCGACACACGTAACATCGGCGACCGCAATGCCCACGATAAAttga